A single region of the Podospora pseudopauciseta strain CBS 411.78 chromosome 1, whole genome shotgun sequence genome encodes:
- a CDS encoding hypothetical protein (EggNog:ENOG503NVGJ; COG:Q): MSLTGKVLLITGGTKGIGRATVHRAASLGASIVFSYLSPTSSTTASEIVTQSGGPSRLLAIQADASKLDHIDKLVHAAVDRFGKIDIVVPNAGIMGMVDLAHATEDSYDAHFNLNVKGALFLVQKALPYFPPEGGRVIFISTGLNTASGVSPGYLIYVATKGAIDQMTRALSKDLAKRNITVNAVAPGPTGTDLFFEGKSEQIVNFLKNQSPFGRLGEPQEIADVILWLASEESKWVSGQIIRVNGANMV, from the exons ATGTCCCTCACAGGCAAAGTCCTCCTCATAACAGGCGGAACGAAAGGCATTGGCCGCGCCACCGTCCACCGCGCAgcctccctcggcgcctcCATCGTCTTCTCCTACCTCTCCCCAACAAGCAGCACTACCGCCTCCGAAATCGTCACCCAATCCGGCGGtccctcccgcctcctcgccatccaaGCAGACGCCTCCAAATTAGACCATATTGACAAGCTTGTCCACGCTGCCGTGGACAGGTTTGGCAAAATCGACATCGTCGTCCCCAACG CTGGAATAATGGGCATGGTCGACCTCGCCCACGCAACAGAAGACTCCTACGACGCTCACTTCAACCTCAACGTCAAGGGCGCGCTTTTCCTGGTGCAAAAGGCTCTGCCTTACTTCCCACCTGAGGGCGGGAGGGTCATCTTCATCTCGACCGGTCTCAACACGGCGAGTGGGGTAAGTCCGGGCTATCTGATCTATGTCGCGACAAAAGGGGCCATCGACCAAATGACCCGGGCTCTGTCAAAGGATTTGGCCAAGAGGAATATTACCGTCAATGCTGTTGCACCTGGACCAACAGGGACGGACTTGTTTTTTGAGGGCAAGTCGGAGCAGATTGTCAATTTTTTGAAGAATCAGAGTCCCTTTGGACGTTTGGGAGAGCCTCAAGAAATCGCCGATGTGATTTTATGGCTGGCATCAGAAGAAAGCAAGTGGGTGTCGGGACAGATCATCAGGGTGAATGGTGCCAACATGGTGTAA